From a single Raphanus sativus cultivar WK10039 chromosome 3, ASM80110v3, whole genome shotgun sequence genomic region:
- the LOC130509854 gene encoding PGR5-like protein 1B, chloroplastic — MCSKMAFTLTIPRFHSPISRKPTTTTTCSSPPSRTQSAHFSHERSISLRRRLFLLPVKATTDQSGQVGGEEVDSKILPYCSINKNEKRSIGEMEQEFLQAMQSFYYEGKAVMSNEEFDNLKEELMWEGSSVVMLSSDEQRFLEASMAYVSGNPIMTDEEYDKLKMKLKMDGSEIVCEGPRCSLRSKKVYSDLAVDYFKMFLLNVPATVVALGLFFFLDDLTGFEITYLLELPEPFSFIFTWFAAVPAIVYLALSLTKLIIRDSLILKGPCPNCGTENTSFFGTILSISNDGSTNNVKCSGCGTAMVYDSSTRLITLPEGGNA, encoded by the exons atgTGTAGTAAGATGGCGTTTACTCTAACAATCCCTCGATTTCACTCTCCAATTTCTCGcaaacccaccaccaccaccacttgTTCATCTCCTCCTTCGAGGACACAGTCTGCTCACTTCAGCCATGAACGATCCATTTCTCTCAGACGAAGACTTTTCTTGTTACCCGTCAAAGCCACTACCGATCAGTCag GTCAAGTGGGTGGGGAAGAAGTTGACAGCAAGATCTTACCTTATTGTAGCATCAACAAGAACGAGAAGAGATCAATCGGTGAAATGGAGCAAGAGTTTCTCCAAGCGATGCAA TCATTCTATTACGAAGGCAAGGCGGTTATGTCTAACGAAGAGTTTGATAACCTAAAAGAAGAGTTGATGTGGGAAGGAAGCAGTGTTGTCATGCTAA GTTCCGATGAACAAAGATTCCTTGAAGCTTCAATGGCTTATGTATCTGGCAATCCAATCATGACTGATGAAGAATACGACAAGCTGAAAATGAAACTAAAG ATGGATGGAAGTGAGATTGTGTGTGAGGGTCCAAGATGCAGTCTTCGTagtaaaaag GTTTACAGTGATCTTGCAGTAGATTATTTCAAAATGTTCCTGTTGAATGTACCAGCAACCGTTGTTGCTCTCGGACT GTTTTTCTTCCTTGATGACCTTACTGGTTTTGAAATCACTTACTTGCTCGAG CTTCCGGAACCATTCAGTTTCATTTTCACATGGTTTGCTGCGGTGCCTGCAATTGTGTATCTGGCGCTATCACTCACCAAGCTGATCATCAGAGACTCCTTGATCTTGAAG GGCCCTTGTCCAAACTGTGGAACAGAGAATACATCCTTCTTTGGAACAATACTGTCCATCTCCAACGACGGTTCCACCAACAATGTTAAATGCTCCGG ATGTGGAACGGCGATGGTCTATGACTCAAGTACTCGTTTGATCACATTACCAGAAGGAGGCAATGCTTAA
- the LOC108844580 gene encoding probable sodium/metabolite cotransporter BASS5, chloroplastic, with translation MAVITTIESLLLKSHHRLLQPRDHSYPVGFHNTRRVINFPRNSFSPISLGSLSVDFPLRSDPISQNDRSRYPWRRNVSESDTNEIYNKKVSIMETLKQANSFIPHVILSSTILALLHPPSFTWFKPRYFVPGLGFMMFAVGINSNERDFLEALKRPDAIFAGYIGQYLIKPLLGYMLGVMAVSLFNLPTPVGAGIMLVSCVSGAQLSNYTTFLTDPSLAPLSIVMTSISTATAALVTPMLSLLLIGKKLPVDVIGMISSILQVVVTPIAAGLLLNRLLPRLSNAIKPFLPALTLIDMACCIGAPLALNIDSVLSPFGATILFLVIMFHLLAFVAGYFFTGFFFNKAPDVKALQRTLSYETGMQSSLLALALATKFFQDPLVGVPPAISTVVMSLMGVSLVTIWKNRKE, from the exons ATGGCCGTGATTACTACTATTGAGTCTCTGTTATTAAAGTCtcatcatcgtcttcttcaacCTCGAGATCATTCATACCCAGTGGGTTTTCACAACACTCGAAGAGTTATAAATTTCCCGCGCAACAGCTTCTCACCTATTTCTCTAG GATCATTATCTGTAGATTTTCCATTACGCAGTGATCCGATTTCGCAAA ATGATAGATCGAGATATCCTTGGCGGAGAAATGTCTCAGAATCTGACACAAACGAG ATCTATAATAAGAAAGTTTCTATAATGGAAACATTAAAGCAAGCCAACTCTTTTATTCCTCATGTGATTCTCTCAAGTACAATTTTAGCTCTTCTCCACCCACCTTCTTTCACATGGTTCAAGCCAAG GTACTTTGTGCCTGGCCTAGGGTTCATGATGTTTGCTGTTGGAATCAACTCCAATGAACGAGACTTTCTTGAAGCTCTTAAAAGACCAGACGCTATTTTCGCTGGTTACATCGGACAATACTTGATAAAACCCCTCTTAGGTTATATGTTAGGTGTAATGGCTGTCTCTCTTTTCAATCTACCGACTCCTGTAGGTGCTGGGATCATGTTGGTCTCATGTGTTAGTGGAGCACAGCTATCGAACTACACAACTTTTTTAACAGATCCTTCACTCGCGCCGCTTAGTATTGTCATGACATCGATCTCAACCGCTACGGCGGCCCTCGTTACACCCATGCTTTCTCTCTTACTCATTGGTAAAAAGCTTCCCGTGGACGTGATTGGGATGATCTCTAGCATTCTGCAAGTTGTGGTTACACCTATTGCCGCAGGACTACTTCTAAACCG GTTATTGCCAAGGTTGTCCAATGCAATCAAACCTTTTCTCCCGGCGTTAACGCTAATCGATATGGCTTGTTGCATCGGAGCACCCCTCGCTTTGAACATAGATTCAGTCTTGTCTCCGTTTGGTGCAACCATTTTATTCCTCGTCATCATGTTTCATCTCTTGGCTTTCGTTGCTGGTTACTTTTTCACTGGTTTCTTCTTCAACAAGGCACCTGATGTAAAAGCCCTACAAAGAACATTATCCTATGAAACAGGAATGCAAAGTAGTCTTCTCGCTCTGGCCCTTGCCACAAAGTTCTTTCAAGATCCTCTCGTTGGAGTGCCTCCAGCAATCTCC ACGGTGGTTATGTCTCTGATGGGTGTCTCGCTTGTTACAATATGGAAAAACCGAAAGGAGTAG
- the LOC130509853 gene encoding protein FIZZY-RELATED 1-like: protein MEERSSKRIKPTMEKEEDPPGTPHPSSSQLNLPPSMTRPTVSLETQRINRLINSNQYHSPSKPIYSDRFIPSQSGSNFALFGLEPSPKKEDGPGSYAGMLRSVLFGPETPEKRDVVTGYSPSGNIFRYKTETQRPVNSFAPFGCDEGPGVSRSPVKSPRNIPRSAYKVLDAPALQDDFYLNLVDWSAQNVLAVGLGSCVYLWNASSSKVTKLCDLGADESVCSVGWSLRGTHLAIGTSRGTIEIWDALRCRRIRRLGGHRRRVGALAWSSSVLSSGSRDKKILQRDIRSQEDHVSKLTGHRSEVCGLKWSYDNRELASGGNDNKLLVWNQHSSQPVLRYCEHTAAVKAIAWSPHLHGLLASGGGTADRCIRFWNTTTNTRLSCVDTNSQVCNLAWSKNVNELVSTHGFSQNQIIVWKYPSMSKLATLTGHTFRVLYLAVSPDGQTIVTGAGDETLRFWNVFPSSKSQSRESGIGALSFGRTTIR, encoded by the exons ATGGAGGAAAGAAGCAGCAAGAGAATCAAACCAACcatggagaaagaagaagatccTCCAGGAACCCCTCACCCCTCTTCTTCTCAGCTAAACCTCCCACCGTCAATGACCCGACCAACGGTCTCACTCGAGACCCAACGAATCAACCGTTTAATCAATTCCAACCAATACCACTCTCCCTCCAAACCCATCTACTCAGACCGGTTTATTCCGAGCCAATCCGGTTCTAATTTCGCCCTTTTCGGCCTCGAACCGTCGCCCAAGAAAGAAGACGGGCCTGGCTCTTACGCCGGTATGCTTCGAAGTGTTCTTTTCGGACCGGAGACGCCGGAGAAGAGAGATGTCGTTACTGGTTACTCTCCGTCGGGGAATATTTTTCGGTATAAGACGGAGACGCAGCGGCCGGTTAACTCTTTCGCGCCGTTTGGGTGTGATGAGGGCCCTGGTGTTAGCCGGAGTCCGGTTAAGTCGCCGAGGAATATTCCTAGGTCGGCTTATAAG GTATTGGATGCGCCGGCTCTGCAAGATGATTTCTACTTGAATCTAGTGGATTGGTCAGCGCAAAATGTTCTTGCAGTTGGACTAGGGAGCTGCGTTTATTTGTGGAATGCTTCTAGTAGCAAG GTAACTAAGTTATGCGATCTTGGGGCTGATGAAAGCGTTTGCTCAGTGGGTTGGTCACTACGTGGAACACATTTGGCGATTGGAACTAGTAGAGGAACTATAGAG ATTTGGGATGCGTTGCGGTGCAGGAGAATAAGAAGGCTGGGAGGACACCGACGACGAGTAGGAGCCCTGGCATGGAGCTCATCTGTTTTGTCTTCCGGTAGCAGAGACAAGAAGATACTTCAGAGAGACATACGTTCTCAAGAAGATCATGTCAGTAAGCTAACAGGTCACAGATCCGAAGTCTGTGGACTCAAATGGTCTTATGACAACCGCGAGCTAGCATCAGGCGGAAACGACAATAAGCTTTTAGTATGGAACCAGCACTCATCACAACCGGTGTTGAGATACTGTGAACACACAGCAGCGGTTAAAGCCATTGCTTGGTCTCCACATCTTCATGGGCTTCTTGCTTCAGGTGGTGGCACTGCTGATAGATGTATCCGTTTCTGGAACACGACGACGAACACTCGTTTAAGTTGCGTAGACACTAACAGTCAGGTGTGTAATCTGGCTTGGTCTAAGAACGTGAACGAGCTTGTTAGCACGCACGGATTTTCGCAAAACCAAATCATCGTTTGGAAATACCCATCCATGTCTAAA TTAGCAACTCTCACGGGTCACACGTTTCGTGTTCTGTATCTTGCGGTTTCACCAGATGGACAG ACAATCGTGACAGGAGCAGGAGATGAAACATTAAGATTCTGGAATGTCTTCCCATCCTCGAAATCTCAA AGCAGGGAGAGCGGGATTGGGGCGCTGTCCTTTGGTAGAACAACAATACGGTGA
- the LOC108836814 gene encoding putative F-box/kelch-repeat protein At4g39600 yields MSSTAIAFDQEPPSKKPTREPTSNLPLPDELVLECLARVSRLYYPILSLVSKTFRSLTASPELYHTRYLSNRTEGCLYVCLQFPFEPNLRWFTLCRKPDTTLNKKRKKKKKKTSSGNVLVPVKMLNSPPVEWSDLVAVGHKLYAINREEDDVTCCSSNVFFLDCRTHAWVETPRLRLAHTKTKFDEMMYLAGSYEDPDSLNCVQVFNTETQTWQAVPEEKRIFRDTDFKGKAYKSIYSASGRSVSVMKLKDCTEDLVELGTTCLIEKILYGYLSYGLFLWSTDAKIWRKVQGLEELPRLTRYRYVNFVECGGRMVVFWDKCVPAPGGYKEQMLWCAEISLEMRRGKEVWGKVESFDAVLRVPKSYKFVYACSATV; encoded by the coding sequence ATGTCGTCCACAGCCATCGCTTTCGATCAAGAACCACCGTCGAAGAAGCCGACCAGAGAACCGACCTCAAATCTGCCACTTCCAGATGAATTAGTATTGGAATGCTTAGCCCGTGTCTCGAGGTTATATTACCCGATTCTCTCACTCGTCTCCAAGACCTTTCGATCACTCACTGCTTCACCGGAGCTTTACCATACCCGGTATCTCTCGAACCGCACCGAGGGGTGTCTCTACGTGTGCTTGCAGTTCCCTTTCGAGCCTAATCTCCGTTGGTTCACTCTCTGTCGGAAACCAGACACAACCCTAaacaagaaaaggaagaagaagaagaagaaaacttcAAGTGGTAATGTTTTGGTTCCGGTTAAGATGCTCAACTCTCCTCCCGTGGAATGGTCAGATCTAGTAGCTGTTGGTCATAAGCTCTATGCCATcaacagagaagaagatgacGTCACCTGCTGTTCTTCTAACGTCTTCTTCCTCGACTGTCGAACGCACGCGTGGGTGGAAACTCCAAGGTTGCGGCTTGCTCACACCAAGACAAAGTTTGATGAGATGATGTATTTAGCAGGAAGCTACGAGGATCCAGATTCTCTGAACTGTGTTCAAGTGTTCAACACGGAGACACAAACCTGGCAGGCCGTGCCTGAGGAGAAGAGGATATTCAGAGACACAGATTTCAAAGGAAAGGCGTACAAGAGCATTTATTCAGCCTCTGGTAGGAGTGTTTCCGTTATGAAGCTAAAGGATTGTACAGAGGATTTGGTAGAGCTTGGTACTACTTGtttaatagagaaaatattatatggTTATCTATCCTATGGATTGTTTCTTTGGTCTACTGATGCTAAAATTTGGAGGAAAGTACAAGGTTTGGAAGAGCTGCCTAGGTTGACCCGTTATagatatgttaattttgttGAATGTGGTGGTAGGATGGTGGTGTTTTGGGACAAGTGTGTGCCTGCACCTGGTGGGTATAAGGAGCAGATGCTTTGGTGTGCTGAGATTTCTCTGGAAATGCGCAGAGGTAAAGAGGTTTGGGGAAAGGTCGAGTCGTTCGATGCTGTGCTTAGGGTACCCAAGTCTTACAAATTCGTTTATGCTTGTTCTGCTACCGTTTGA